One part of the Vicia villosa cultivar HV-30 ecotype Madison, WI linkage group LG6, Vvil1.0, whole genome shotgun sequence genome encodes these proteins:
- the LOC131610309 gene encoding chromatin-remodeling ATPase INO80-like isoform X1, producing the protein MDHRTKPNDSLSYSTLFNLQSLINFELPEQDDDFEYYGNSSQDESRNSRGGAVASHSNGNVNLLKKRSRSGNSDNEEKSGFHGTHTMEERYRSMLGDHIKKYQRRFKGTTASPDTNQVAVPFVKANNGLKAPKLGNERRRGLLDEETMSEWMNGSNAQKPGNLLDTDFVRQHGPERVMYEPAFVNIGDGVTYKIPPVYDKLAAMVNLPSFSDIHVEDFYLKGTLDLGSLAEMMASDKKFGNRNRAGMGETVSQYESLQARLKDTPVSNSAHKFSLKLSDADLNSSIPEGAAGSIKRSILSEGGILQVYYVKVLEKGDTYEIIERSLPKKQKVKKDPALIEKEEMDKFGKIWVNIVRRDLPRHHRNFTSFHRKQLIDAKRASENCQREVKMKVSRSLKWTRTASMRSRKLARDMLLFWKRIDKEMLEVRKREEKEAAEALRREQEIREAKRQQQRLNFLIQQTELYSHFMQNKSISSEALPMADENTNDENALINSSAAGGNAEEDPEEAELRKEALKAAQEAVSKQKMLTNAFDSECLRLRQTGESDSLQSEVSGASNIDLKTPSTMPVASTVRTPELFNGCLKDYQLKGLQWLVNCYEQGLNGILADEMGLGKTIQAMVFLAHLAEEKNIWGPFLVVAPASVLNNWNEELERFCPELKVLPYWGGLSERTVLRKSMNPKDLYRREAKFHILITSYQLLVSDEKYFRRVKWQYMVLDEAQAIKSSNSIRWKTLLSFNCRNRLLLTGTPVQNNMAELWALLHFIMPTLFDSHEQFNEWFSKGIENHAEHGGTLNEHQLNRLHSIIKPFMLRRVKKDVVSELTSKTEVTVHCKLSSRQQAFYQAIKNKISLAELFDSNRGQLNEKKILNLMNIVIQLRKVCNHPELFERSEGSTYLYFGKIPNSLPPPPFGELEDVYYSGGHNPISYEIPKLVYQEILRSSVTLSSDVGHGICRESFQKHFNIFRPENIYQSVFSEDMHVKSGTFGFTHLMGLSPQEVTFLVTGSFMERLLFSMMRWEQKFSNEVVDSLMETIVDDLECSYLEKGKVRTVARMLLVPSRSETKFLQNRLPTGLSHAPFEALVVPHQERILSNARLLHSAYTYIPKSRAPPIGAHCSDRNFYYKMIEELHDPWVKRMFVGFARTSDCNGPRKPDSSHHLIQEIDSEQPVCKPALQLTHSIFGSSPPMQNFDPAKLLTDSGKLQTLDILLKRLRAGNHRVLLFAQMTKMLNILEDYMNYRKYKYFRLDGSTSIQDRRDMVRDFQHRADIFVFLLSTRAGGLGINLTAADTVIFYESDWNPTLDLQAMDRAHRLGQTKDVTVYRLICKETVEEKILLRASQKSTVQNLVMTGGSVGGDLLAPEDVVSLLLDDVQLQQKFKTITVQGRDKQKKKPMKGILVNEDGDASLEDVSNSVALGTADHDLAVDPEGSKSSNKKRKTASASKTLRPKNSHKTSEFDTTPRDDELDDVHLTTDPVVQRPKRPKRTKKNVNEMFEETLTGSATKVPEQTQFQPPQDGGSKIESAQDT; encoded by the exons ATGGATCACAGAACGAAACCTAACGATTCGCTCTCTTACTCCACTCTCTTCAATCTCCAG TCTTTGATCAACTTTGAACTTCCAGAAcaagatgatgattttgaatatTATGGGAATAGTAGTCAGGATGAGAGCAGAAACAGCCGAG GTGGGGCAGTTGCAAGTCATAGTAATGGGAATGTGAATTTGTTGAAGAAGAGGAGTCGGTCTGGGAACAGTGATAACGAGGAGAAAAGTGGTTTTCACGGGACACATACGATGGAAGAACGATACCGATCAATGCTTGGAGACCATATTAAGAAATACCAGAGGAGGTTTAAGGGTACCACGGCTAGTCCGGACACGAATCAGGTTGCTGTTCCGTTTGTAAAGGCTAACAATGGATTAAAAGCTCCCAAGCTGGGGAATGAACGTAGAAGAGGATTGCTTGATGAAGAGACTATGTCTGAATGGATGAATGGTTCAAATGCTCAGAAACCGGGGAACCTCCTTGATACGGATTTTGTCCGGCAACATGGCCCTGAGAG GGTTATGTATGAACCTGCATTTGTGAATATAGGGGACGGTGTGACTTATAAGATTCCTCCAGTTTATGATAAGTTGGCAGCAATGGTGAACCTTCCAAGCTTCTCAGATATCCATGTTGAGGACTTCTACCTTAAGGGTACATTGGATTTAGGCTCCTTGGCTGAAATGATGGCATCTGATAAAAAGTTTGGGAATAGAAACCGAGCAGGCATGGGGGAAACTGTATCCCAATATGAATCACTTCAAGCACGTCTAAAGGACACACCAGTTTCTAATtcagctcacaagttcagtctgAAACTATCTGATGCTGATTTGAATTCCTCCATTCCAGAGGGGGCAGCAGGAAGCATAAAGCGGTCTATTTTATCTGAGGGGGGTATATTGCAGGTTTATTATGTGAAGGTTTTGGAGAAAGGAGACACTTATGAG ATCATTGAAAGAAGCTTACCCAAGAAACAAAAGGTAAAGAAAGACCCTGCGTTAATAGAGAAAGAGGAAATGGATAAGTTTGGAAAGATTTGGGTAAATATTGTTAGAAGAGACCTACCAAGGCATCATAGGAATTTTACCTCTTTCCATCGAAAGCAGCTCATTGATGCTAAGAGGGCCTCAGAGAACTGTCAAAGAGAG GTTAAAATGAAAGTTAGTAGATCGCTTAAATGGACGAGAACTGCTAGCATGCGCTCCCGAAAACTAGCTAGAGACATGTTACTATTCTGGAAGCGAATAGATAAGGAGatg TTAGAAGTGAGGAAAAGGGAGGAAAAAGAAGCTGCTGAAGCTTTGAGACGCGAGCAGGAGATTCGAGAAGCCAAGAGGCAGCAGCAAAGGCTAAATTTTCTAATACAACAGACTGAGCTATACAGTCACTTTATGCAGAACAAGTCAATATCTTCAGAAGCTCTACCCATGGCAGATGAAAATACAAATGAtgaaaatgcactgatcaactcttcagCTGCTGGTGGTAACGCGGAGGAAGATCCCGAAGAGGCTGAATTGAGGAAGGAAGCTTTGAAAGCTGCTCAAGAAGCAGTTTCTAAGCAGAAAATGTTAACAAATGCTTTTGACAGTGAATGCTTGAGACTGCGCCAGACTGGTGAATCTGATTCACTTCAATCAGAAGTTTCTGGAGCAAGTAATATTGACTTGAAAACCCC CTCCACCATGCCCGTGGCATCGACAGTTCGGACACCTGAATTATTTAATGGCTGTCTGAAAGATTATCAGCTAAAAGGTCTTCAGTGGCTAGTTAATTGTTACGAGCAG GGTTTAAATGGTATTCTTGCTGATGAGATGGGACTTGGAAAGACCATTCAGGCTATGGTTTTTTTAGCTCATTTAGCTGAG GAGAAAAACATATGGGGACCCTTTTTGGTTGTTGCACCTGCTTCTGTATTAAACAATTGGAATGAGGAACTCGAGCGCTTCTGCCCTGAACTGAAAGTACTTCCTTATTGGGGTGGGCTTTCAGAGCGGACAGTGCTTAGGAAAAGTATGAACCCAAAGGATCTTTATCGCAG GGAAGCTAAATTTCACATTCTCATCACAAGCTACCAGCTGTTAGTCTCTGATGAGAAGTATTTCCGGCGCGTGAAATGGCAGTATATGGTTTTAGATGAAGCTCAGGCAATTAAAAGTTCCAACAG TATAAGATGGAAGACACTCCTCAGCTTTAACTGTCGGAATCGCCTACTGCTGACCGGTACGCCCGTTCAGAATAATATGGCCGAGTTGTGGGCTCTTCTTCACTTCATTATGCCAACTTTATTTGACAGCCATGAGCAGTTTAATGAGTGGTTTTCAAAAGG AATTGAGAACCATGCAGAACATGGGGGTACTTTAAACGAGCACCAACTTAATCGATTG CATTCAATTATAAAGCCTTTCATGCTTCGGCGTGTTAAGAAAGATGTAGTTTCTGAGCTGACTAGCAAAACTGAAGTTACTGTGCACTGCAAGTTAAGTTCTAGGCAACAAGCTTTCTATCAGGCAATTAAGAACAAGATATCTCTTGCTGAACTGTTTGATAGTAATCGTGGACAGCTCAATGAGAAGAAAATCTTGAATTTAATGAACATTGTTATTCAACTGAGAAAG GTCTGCAACCATCCAGAGTTGTTTGAGAGGAGTGAGGGAAGCACATACCTTTACTTTGGAAAGATTCCAAATTCCCTTCCTCCTCCTCCATTTGGGGAGTTAGAGGATGTATATTATTCGGGTGGTCACAACCCCATCTCATATGAG ATACCAAAACTTGTCTATCAAGAAATTTTGCGGAGTTCTGTAACTCTCAGTTCAGATGTTGGTCATGGTATCTGCAGAGAATCTTTTCAaaagcattttaatatttttagaccAGAAAACATTTATCAATCTGTCTTCTCAGAAGATATGCATGTTAAAAGTGGAACTTTTGGGTTTACCCATTTGATGGGTTTATCTCCTCAAGAGGTGACATTTCTGGTTACTGGTTCTTTTATGGAGCGATTGTTATTCTCTATGATGAGATGGGAACAAAAATTCAGTAATGAAGTTGTAGACTCTCTTATGGAGACCATAGTTGATGATCTTGAATGTAGCTACCTTGAAAAAGGAAAAGTGAGAACTGTTGCCCGAATGTTGTTGGTACCATCAAGATCTGAGACTAAGTTTCTTCAAAACAGATTGCCAACAGGACTCAGCCATGCTCCTTTTGAGGCCTTGGTTGTCCCACACCAGGAGAGGATTTTATCAAATGCAAGGCTTCTCCACTCAGCTTACACATATATTCCAAAAAGTAGAGCACCCCCA aTTGGTGCTCACTGCTCTGATAGGAACTTCTACTATAAAATGATTGAGGAACTACATGATCCATGGGTTAAGAGGATGTTTGTGGGATTTGCCCGTACTTCTGATTGTAATGGGCCTAGAAAGCCAGACAGTTCTCATCATTTAATTCAAGAAATCGACTCTGAACAACCGGTCTGTAAACCCGCACTTCAGTTAACACACAGTATTTTTGGGTCTTCTCCGCCTATGCAAAACTTTGACCCAGCAAAATTGCTTACT GACTCTGGGAAGCTTCAAACACTTGATATATTATTGAAACGCTTACGAGCAGGAAATCATCGCGTTCTCTTGTTTGCTCAGATGACCAAGATGTTAAATATTTTGGAG GACTATATGAACTATAGAAAATATAAGTATTTTAGACTTGACGGATCAACATCTATTCAGGACCGTAGAGACATGGTCAGAGACTTTCAGCACAG GGCTGATATTTTCGTGTTCTTACTGAGTACAAGAGCCGGTGGATTGGGTATTAACTTGACAGCTGCTGACACAGTCATATTTTATGAGAGTGATTGGAATCCAACATTGGATCTACAGGCCATGGACAGAGCTCATCGTTTGGGTCAAACAAAAGAT GTTACTGTCTACCGACTGATATGTAAAGAGACAGTTGAAGAGAAGATTCTTCTCAGAGCTAGTCAGAAAAGTACTGTACAGAATCTTGTCATGACCGGTGGTTCTGTTGGTGGTGATCTTTTAGCTCCTGAGGATGTGGTATCTTTGCTTCTGGATGATGTTCAGTTGCAGCAGAAATTTAAAACTATAACTGTCCAG GGTAGGGATAAGCAAAAGAAAAAACCTATGAAGGGTATTTTGGTAAATGAAGATGGTGATGCATCTTTGGAAGATGTGTCGAACTCTGTAGCCCTGGGTACAGCAGATCATGATCTTGCCGTAGATCCAGAGGGATCAAAATCCAGTAATAAAAAG AGAAAAACTGCTTCAGCTTCAAAAACTTTGAGACCAAAGAATTCTCATAAGACTAGTGAGTTTGATACCACACCTAGGGATGACGAATTGGATGATGTCCACTTAACTACTGATCCAGTCGTTCAGAGACCCAAGAGACCAAAGAGAACAAAGAAGAATGTGAATGAAATGTTTGAAGAGACTCTTACTGGGTCAGCTACCAAGGTCCCAGAGCAGACCCAATTTCAACCTCCCCAAGATGGAGGTTCCAAAATAGAATCAGCTCAAGACACCTAA
- the LOC131610309 gene encoding chromatin-remodeling ATPase INO80-like isoform X2 → MEERYRSMLGDHIKKYQRRFKGTTASPDTNQVAVPFVKANNGLKAPKLGNERRRGLLDEETMSEWMNGSNAQKPGNLLDTDFVRQHGPERVMYEPAFVNIGDGVTYKIPPVYDKLAAMVNLPSFSDIHVEDFYLKGTLDLGSLAEMMASDKKFGNRNRAGMGETVSQYESLQARLKDTPVSNSAHKFSLKLSDADLNSSIPEGAAGSIKRSILSEGGILQVYYVKVLEKGDTYEIIERSLPKKQKVKKDPALIEKEEMDKFGKIWVNIVRRDLPRHHRNFTSFHRKQLIDAKRASENCQREVKMKVSRSLKWTRTASMRSRKLARDMLLFWKRIDKEMLEVRKREEKEAAEALRREQEIREAKRQQQRLNFLIQQTELYSHFMQNKSISSEALPMADENTNDENALINSSAAGGNAEEDPEEAELRKEALKAAQEAVSKQKMLTNAFDSECLRLRQTGESDSLQSEVSGASNIDLKTPSTMPVASTVRTPELFNGCLKDYQLKGLQWLVNCYEQGLNGILADEMGLGKTIQAMVFLAHLAEEKNIWGPFLVVAPASVLNNWNEELERFCPELKVLPYWGGLSERTVLRKSMNPKDLYRREAKFHILITSYQLLVSDEKYFRRVKWQYMVLDEAQAIKSSNSIRWKTLLSFNCRNRLLLTGTPVQNNMAELWALLHFIMPTLFDSHEQFNEWFSKGIENHAEHGGTLNEHQLNRLHSIIKPFMLRRVKKDVVSELTSKTEVTVHCKLSSRQQAFYQAIKNKISLAELFDSNRGQLNEKKILNLMNIVIQLRKVCNHPELFERSEGSTYLYFGKIPNSLPPPPFGELEDVYYSGGHNPISYEIPKLVYQEILRSSVTLSSDVGHGICRESFQKHFNIFRPENIYQSVFSEDMHVKSGTFGFTHLMGLSPQEVTFLVTGSFMERLLFSMMRWEQKFSNEVVDSLMETIVDDLECSYLEKGKVRTVARMLLVPSRSETKFLQNRLPTGLSHAPFEALVVPHQERILSNARLLHSAYTYIPKSRAPPIGAHCSDRNFYYKMIEELHDPWVKRMFVGFARTSDCNGPRKPDSSHHLIQEIDSEQPVCKPALQLTHSIFGSSPPMQNFDPAKLLTDSGKLQTLDILLKRLRAGNHRVLLFAQMTKMLNILEDYMNYRKYKYFRLDGSTSIQDRRDMVRDFQHRADIFVFLLSTRAGGLGINLTAADTVIFYESDWNPTLDLQAMDRAHRLGQTKDVTVYRLICKETVEEKILLRASQKSTVQNLVMTGGSVGGDLLAPEDVVSLLLDDVQLQQKFKTITVQGRDKQKKKPMKGILVNEDGDASLEDVSNSVALGTADHDLAVDPEGSKSSNKKRKTASASKTLRPKNSHKTSEFDTTPRDDELDDVHLTTDPVVQRPKRPKRTKKNVNEMFEETLTGSATKVPEQTQFQPPQDGGSKIESAQDT, encoded by the exons ATGGAAGAACGATACCGATCAATGCTTGGAGACCATATTAAGAAATACCAGAGGAGGTTTAAGGGTACCACGGCTAGTCCGGACACGAATCAGGTTGCTGTTCCGTTTGTAAAGGCTAACAATGGATTAAAAGCTCCCAAGCTGGGGAATGAACGTAGAAGAGGATTGCTTGATGAAGAGACTATGTCTGAATGGATGAATGGTTCAAATGCTCAGAAACCGGGGAACCTCCTTGATACGGATTTTGTCCGGCAACATGGCCCTGAGAG GGTTATGTATGAACCTGCATTTGTGAATATAGGGGACGGTGTGACTTATAAGATTCCTCCAGTTTATGATAAGTTGGCAGCAATGGTGAACCTTCCAAGCTTCTCAGATATCCATGTTGAGGACTTCTACCTTAAGGGTACATTGGATTTAGGCTCCTTGGCTGAAATGATGGCATCTGATAAAAAGTTTGGGAATAGAAACCGAGCAGGCATGGGGGAAACTGTATCCCAATATGAATCACTTCAAGCACGTCTAAAGGACACACCAGTTTCTAATtcagctcacaagttcagtctgAAACTATCTGATGCTGATTTGAATTCCTCCATTCCAGAGGGGGCAGCAGGAAGCATAAAGCGGTCTATTTTATCTGAGGGGGGTATATTGCAGGTTTATTATGTGAAGGTTTTGGAGAAAGGAGACACTTATGAG ATCATTGAAAGAAGCTTACCCAAGAAACAAAAGGTAAAGAAAGACCCTGCGTTAATAGAGAAAGAGGAAATGGATAAGTTTGGAAAGATTTGGGTAAATATTGTTAGAAGAGACCTACCAAGGCATCATAGGAATTTTACCTCTTTCCATCGAAAGCAGCTCATTGATGCTAAGAGGGCCTCAGAGAACTGTCAAAGAGAG GTTAAAATGAAAGTTAGTAGATCGCTTAAATGGACGAGAACTGCTAGCATGCGCTCCCGAAAACTAGCTAGAGACATGTTACTATTCTGGAAGCGAATAGATAAGGAGatg TTAGAAGTGAGGAAAAGGGAGGAAAAAGAAGCTGCTGAAGCTTTGAGACGCGAGCAGGAGATTCGAGAAGCCAAGAGGCAGCAGCAAAGGCTAAATTTTCTAATACAACAGACTGAGCTATACAGTCACTTTATGCAGAACAAGTCAATATCTTCAGAAGCTCTACCCATGGCAGATGAAAATACAAATGAtgaaaatgcactgatcaactcttcagCTGCTGGTGGTAACGCGGAGGAAGATCCCGAAGAGGCTGAATTGAGGAAGGAAGCTTTGAAAGCTGCTCAAGAAGCAGTTTCTAAGCAGAAAATGTTAACAAATGCTTTTGACAGTGAATGCTTGAGACTGCGCCAGACTGGTGAATCTGATTCACTTCAATCAGAAGTTTCTGGAGCAAGTAATATTGACTTGAAAACCCC CTCCACCATGCCCGTGGCATCGACAGTTCGGACACCTGAATTATTTAATGGCTGTCTGAAAGATTATCAGCTAAAAGGTCTTCAGTGGCTAGTTAATTGTTACGAGCAG GGTTTAAATGGTATTCTTGCTGATGAGATGGGACTTGGAAAGACCATTCAGGCTATGGTTTTTTTAGCTCATTTAGCTGAG GAGAAAAACATATGGGGACCCTTTTTGGTTGTTGCACCTGCTTCTGTATTAAACAATTGGAATGAGGAACTCGAGCGCTTCTGCCCTGAACTGAAAGTACTTCCTTATTGGGGTGGGCTTTCAGAGCGGACAGTGCTTAGGAAAAGTATGAACCCAAAGGATCTTTATCGCAG GGAAGCTAAATTTCACATTCTCATCACAAGCTACCAGCTGTTAGTCTCTGATGAGAAGTATTTCCGGCGCGTGAAATGGCAGTATATGGTTTTAGATGAAGCTCAGGCAATTAAAAGTTCCAACAG TATAAGATGGAAGACACTCCTCAGCTTTAACTGTCGGAATCGCCTACTGCTGACCGGTACGCCCGTTCAGAATAATATGGCCGAGTTGTGGGCTCTTCTTCACTTCATTATGCCAACTTTATTTGACAGCCATGAGCAGTTTAATGAGTGGTTTTCAAAAGG AATTGAGAACCATGCAGAACATGGGGGTACTTTAAACGAGCACCAACTTAATCGATTG CATTCAATTATAAAGCCTTTCATGCTTCGGCGTGTTAAGAAAGATGTAGTTTCTGAGCTGACTAGCAAAACTGAAGTTACTGTGCACTGCAAGTTAAGTTCTAGGCAACAAGCTTTCTATCAGGCAATTAAGAACAAGATATCTCTTGCTGAACTGTTTGATAGTAATCGTGGACAGCTCAATGAGAAGAAAATCTTGAATTTAATGAACATTGTTATTCAACTGAGAAAG GTCTGCAACCATCCAGAGTTGTTTGAGAGGAGTGAGGGAAGCACATACCTTTACTTTGGAAAGATTCCAAATTCCCTTCCTCCTCCTCCATTTGGGGAGTTAGAGGATGTATATTATTCGGGTGGTCACAACCCCATCTCATATGAG ATACCAAAACTTGTCTATCAAGAAATTTTGCGGAGTTCTGTAACTCTCAGTTCAGATGTTGGTCATGGTATCTGCAGAGAATCTTTTCAaaagcattttaatatttttagaccAGAAAACATTTATCAATCTGTCTTCTCAGAAGATATGCATGTTAAAAGTGGAACTTTTGGGTTTACCCATTTGATGGGTTTATCTCCTCAAGAGGTGACATTTCTGGTTACTGGTTCTTTTATGGAGCGATTGTTATTCTCTATGATGAGATGGGAACAAAAATTCAGTAATGAAGTTGTAGACTCTCTTATGGAGACCATAGTTGATGATCTTGAATGTAGCTACCTTGAAAAAGGAAAAGTGAGAACTGTTGCCCGAATGTTGTTGGTACCATCAAGATCTGAGACTAAGTTTCTTCAAAACAGATTGCCAACAGGACTCAGCCATGCTCCTTTTGAGGCCTTGGTTGTCCCACACCAGGAGAGGATTTTATCAAATGCAAGGCTTCTCCACTCAGCTTACACATATATTCCAAAAAGTAGAGCACCCCCA aTTGGTGCTCACTGCTCTGATAGGAACTTCTACTATAAAATGATTGAGGAACTACATGATCCATGGGTTAAGAGGATGTTTGTGGGATTTGCCCGTACTTCTGATTGTAATGGGCCTAGAAAGCCAGACAGTTCTCATCATTTAATTCAAGAAATCGACTCTGAACAACCGGTCTGTAAACCCGCACTTCAGTTAACACACAGTATTTTTGGGTCTTCTCCGCCTATGCAAAACTTTGACCCAGCAAAATTGCTTACT GACTCTGGGAAGCTTCAAACACTTGATATATTATTGAAACGCTTACGAGCAGGAAATCATCGCGTTCTCTTGTTTGCTCAGATGACCAAGATGTTAAATATTTTGGAG GACTATATGAACTATAGAAAATATAAGTATTTTAGACTTGACGGATCAACATCTATTCAGGACCGTAGAGACATGGTCAGAGACTTTCAGCACAG GGCTGATATTTTCGTGTTCTTACTGAGTACAAGAGCCGGTGGATTGGGTATTAACTTGACAGCTGCTGACACAGTCATATTTTATGAGAGTGATTGGAATCCAACATTGGATCTACAGGCCATGGACAGAGCTCATCGTTTGGGTCAAACAAAAGAT GTTACTGTCTACCGACTGATATGTAAAGAGACAGTTGAAGAGAAGATTCTTCTCAGAGCTAGTCAGAAAAGTACTGTACAGAATCTTGTCATGACCGGTGGTTCTGTTGGTGGTGATCTTTTAGCTCCTGAGGATGTGGTATCTTTGCTTCTGGATGATGTTCAGTTGCAGCAGAAATTTAAAACTATAACTGTCCAG GGTAGGGATAAGCAAAAGAAAAAACCTATGAAGGGTATTTTGGTAAATGAAGATGGTGATGCATCTTTGGAAGATGTGTCGAACTCTGTAGCCCTGGGTACAGCAGATCATGATCTTGCCGTAGATCCAGAGGGATCAAAATCCAGTAATAAAAAG AGAAAAACTGCTTCAGCTTCAAAAACTTTGAGACCAAAGAATTCTCATAAGACTAGTGAGTTTGATACCACACCTAGGGATGACGAATTGGATGATGTCCACTTAACTACTGATCCAGTCGTTCAGAGACCCAAGAGACCAAAGAGAACAAAGAAGAATGTGAATGAAATGTTTGAAGAGACTCTTACTGGGTCAGCTACCAAGGTCCCAGAGCAGACCCAATTTCAACCTCCCCAAGATGGAGGTTCCAAAATAGAATCAGCTCAAGACACCTAA